GTCGAGAGTTTGAGCAATTTGACAAGGTTCACAACATCCGTTTGAAAATGGTATATGCCTTGCGCGAAAAATTTGGTGATTATGGCTTAACCTTCTCGATCGGTGGTcagatttcttttgatgcttTCCCTACCGGTTGGGACAAGACTTACTGTCTTCAGCATATTCAAAAGGAAGGTTTTGAAACCATCCATTTCTTCGGTGACAAAACATTTACCGGAGGCAATGACTACGAAATTTATGAGGATCCTCGTACTATTGGTCATACTGTAACTTGCCCTGAGGACACAATGAAGCAACTTCAAGAATTATTTTGCATTTAATCATCTTTCCTTGAATATCTGCAGTACCCAGCCATTCTTTTGACTATAGATGAAGTGGGTGCTCAAAACTCTAATTGTCTATGTCAAGTGGTCACGCGGGCAGGGCGAACGCCGTTCGATTACGGTTTTGAGTAGAACttgaataaaatagaatatTTCAAAGTATAGCATccgttttttatttattttcgtAGGATATGTGTTTCGAATTGAAATATTGGCAATTTTATGATGTCCTAACAGCATCTGCTGGAAGTTTATTCATAAACATTACTAGTCCAATTTGAAGAGGATCATTAAGTTTCCATACTTATTTGAGAGTAAAGTAATATACTCAAAAAGTTATAACATTGAGAAGAGGTGCAGCACAGCCTTAACATGACCTCGACTTAATAGCAACCTAATTATTTAAGGATAGGCGGGGTTGTAAAACAGTACCATCAAGTGTATTAAGAAGTACAAAGGATAGGAGAATAATCtctaaaaaataaacacaTTATGcatttacttttaaaatGAACGAGGATGATTTGAGTAGTAGTAGATTCAATTGATGGTATACACTTTAAAGTTGATCATCCACAATATAATTGAGTATATCGGAAAGGGATAAAATGCCTTTAAGGTGAAAATCCTCACTAACAACAAAAAGTCGATGCACTCTGGAATGTTTTATAGCGTCAAAAATACCATCAAGATGATCAGTATCGCGACAAGTATGTACACCGGCGAAATTTGATGGTCTTCTTAAAAGTGCCTCACCCACTGTTAGTTCTAAATTATTATAGTCACCATCTTGAATTAAATGCATAACATCAACAGATTCATAAACGTTTATTAGGATCCCTAAAAGGAAGGTTTAGTAAATTACTTGAATGTAATTGGTTAAGCATACCCTCATCATTAACTATCGGAACAGCAGAGATGGCTTTCTCTGCAAGAGTTTGTATAACTGCGAAAACCTTCATATCCATTGTACTCGTAGCAATATTCGTCCATGTGCCAATTGGTAATTCGTTAAGCGGCACCCGAAGCATAGATGTTTCTTTACACTAGATAATGTTAATATTCATAGAAAATATTAGCGTGTACGAACATTCATCGAAATGAATTTTAGAATTCTATACTGAGTTAAGACGGAAACAATCATTTCACTTCCTGTCTCGCCATCGACGTCAATCAGTGGCACACGTCGAGCACGGCTCTTAGACATTGCTAAACATGCTTCCATTAAACTATGCATAGGATGAACGTGAAGGGTTTCGGGAGGAATAGCACCGATTTTCCGTTCAACCTCGCGAAGTCCCAAGAGACGGAATTTATCAATTTCAGCTAAGGTTTCTGGAACAGAACTACTTTGGTAGTAGTATTTAATAACATTGACAAAATCTGCCATAGTTAACAGACCAGCGAATCTATTTGCTTCGCTATCCCATAACGGAGCGCTGACAATGTCTGAAAGAGTTAGTCTCAACAAACGCATGCTATAAACCAGATAGGATTCTTTAAATACTCACTGTTTAGAGCAAGGAGTGACAATGAAGTTTTCACAAATAGTGTAACGTCGAAAACAATTAGGCGAAATGAAGTAGGCAAAACATCGTAACTTGTCCTTGAACGAATGAAGGCCtgaatttctttctaaGGACAATAGGATTAGTAAAGAAGCTAATGAAATCAATTCGTTATCATACAAGAGCTCCCTGTTGGGTCTCGTGAATGTCTGTCATGACCTTGTCAAAGGATGTGGTAGTTGGTAGCTAATGTTGAAGAGCTAACTTCATCTGGAGATCGTTCGTAAGaaagtttcttttgcaacaatataatttatttttcaataattgAGCTAGAAACAAACCAAATTGCAATATTAAGCGGCCGACTGATCCCGAATCTCATACCTCTCGCTCTTTCGACTATTATGATTATTGAAAGCAACTACATGTATACTACTCAAAATAAATCAACCTATTGCACTCATTAATAAggtgttttattttgaattaATTGCTGCAACATTTTTACAACTATAGACAATGCCAAGGAATAAACGATAGTATATTAATGAAACCCATTCTTTAAATTACTACTGCATAGCGATCTATTATTCAGAAACTTTCATTTCCTTCGTGCGGCTTATGCAAATTATGAAAGTAGTATTATTTATGTCCCATACAACATATTTTCAGACTACTTATCACCTTGATTTTCAACCAAAAAGTTTGGTTCCCTAGCTTAGAACTTTTCGGCATCAAGGCCGTCCTTGAAGAAGGTCATGTAGGGAGTAATGCCATCTTCACGGTAGTTCATCAACACAACCATAGCATCGGGATCCATGCTTTCGCCAATGAAGAAGTCGTAGTCGTTGAAGTTGGCCAAGATCTTCTTGACATACTCAACAGCCTTCTTCTCAAAGATGGGAAGACGTTCAGGGTTCTTCTCTTGGAGACGACCCTTGATAGCCTTCATGTAACCCTTGATGTAGGACATGTAAGACTTCTTATCGAAGCTAGTGGGGTTCAAACGGAAAGAGTACACAAGGTTGTTAACGGTTTCGGTACCCTCTTCAGCACCATCGCCACCCTCTTCAGCAGAAGGGTTAGCACCAATGTCGATGTC
The nucleotide sequence above comes from Schizosaccharomyces osmophilus chromosome 3, complete sequence. Encoded proteins:
- the cbs2 gene encoding serine/threonine protein kinase AMPK (gamma) subunit Cbs2, translated to MTDIHETQQGALKEIQAFIRSRTSYDVLPTSFRLIVFDVTLFVKTSLSLLALNNIVSAPLWDSEANRFAGLLTMADFVNVIKYYYQSSSVPETLAEIDKFRLLGLREVERKIGAIPPETLHVHPMHSLMEACLAMSKSRARRVPLIDVDGETGSEMIVSVLTQYRILKFISMNCKETSMLRVPLNELPIGTWTNIATSTMDMKVFAVIQTLAEKAISAVPIVNDEGILINVYESVDVMHLIQDGDYNNLELTVGEALLRRPSNFAGVHTCRDTDHLDGIFDAIKHSRVHRLFVVSEDFHLKGILSLSDILNYIVDDQL
- the tma19 gene encoding translationally controlled tumor protein-like protein Tma19/Tpt1 is translated as MLLFKDVISGDELVSDAYGLKEVDDIVYEADCQMVTIKQGGDIDIGANPSAEEGGDGAEEGTETVNNLVYSFRLNPTSFDKKSYMSYIKGYMKAIKGRLQEKNPERLPIFEKKAVEYVKKILANFNDYDFFIGESMDPDAMVVLMNYREDGITPYMTFFKDGLDAEKF